One Novosphingobium sp. G106 DNA segment encodes these proteins:
- a CDS encoding exodeoxyribonuclease III has protein sequence MVKIATWNINSVRLRAPQVERFLVEQAPDVLCLQEIKTIESLFPHDVFEKLGYTHRAVHGQKGYHGVATVSKIPLREFSRHDWQDNGEARHVGVELLGPGQGMILENVYIPAGGDIPDRALNPKFGQKLDFLERMTRWADKLDRPTLLVGDFNIAPLDCDVYDHKALLKVVSHTAIEIETLGKLGDAHGWVDLGRKHIPAPERNWTWWSYRTFWQEKDRGRRLDHMWASPDLAAQSVSHRFVEETRRWDQPSDHVPLITEFAL, from the coding sequence ATGGTCAAGATCGCTACCTGGAACATCAACTCCGTCCGCCTGCGCGCGCCGCAGGTCGAGCGCTTCCTTGTCGAGCAGGCGCCCGACGTGCTGTGCCTGCAGGAAATCAAGACGATCGAATCGCTGTTCCCGCACGATGTCTTCGAGAAGCTGGGCTACACGCACCGCGCGGTGCACGGGCAGAAGGGCTACCACGGGGTCGCCACGGTCAGCAAAATCCCGCTGCGAGAGTTCAGCCGGCACGACTGGCAGGACAACGGCGAGGCCCGCCACGTCGGGGTCGAACTGCTAGGGCCGGGCCAGGGGATGATCCTGGAGAACGTCTATATCCCCGCGGGCGGCGACATCCCCGACCGCGCGCTCAATCCCAAGTTCGGCCAGAAGCTCGACTTCCTCGAGCGGATGACCCGCTGGGCTGACAAGCTCGACCGCCCGACCTTGCTGGTCGGCGACTTCAACATCGCCCCGCTCGACTGCGACGTCTACGACCACAAGGCGCTGCTAAAGGTCGTCAGCCACACGGCGATCGAGATCGAGACCCTGGGCAAGCTGGGCGACGCGCACGGCTGGGTCGACCTTGGCCGCAAGCATATCCCCGCGCCCGAACGCAACTGGACCTGGTGGTCCTACCGCACCTTCTGGCAGGAGAAGGACCGCGGCCGCCGGCTCGACCACATGTGGGCCTCGCCGGACCTCGCCGCGCAGTCGGTCTCGCACCGCTTCGTCGAGGAGACTCGGCGCTGGGACCAGCCTTCGGACCACGTCCCGCTGATCACGGAGTTTGCGCTTTGA